A portion of the Oxynema aestuarii AP17 genome contains these proteins:
- the psbA gene encoding photosystem II q(b) protein has product MTTTFAQPTQSLWSRFCDWVTSTENRLYIGWFGVLMIPTILTATIVFVLAFIAAPPVDLDGIREPVSGSLLYGNNIMTATIVPTSAAIGLHIYPLWEAATLDEWLYNGGPYQLIVLHFLIGIYAYLGREWELSYRLGMRPWIPVAFSAPVAAATAVLLIYPIGQGSFSDGLMLGVSGTFNFMIVFQAEHNILMHPFHQLGVIGVFGGALFAAMHGSLVTSSLVRETTENQSANEGYKFGQEEETYNIVAAHGYFGRLIFQYASFNNSRSLHFFLAAWPVIGIWFTSLGISTMAFNLNGFNFNQSIVDSQGRAINTWADILNRANLGIEVIHERNAHNFPLDLASAEATPVATIAPTIEG; this is encoded by the coding sequence ATGACAACCACTTTTGCTCAACCGACACAAAGCCTCTGGTCCCGGTTTTGCGACTGGGTAACCAGCACCGAAAATCGCCTGTATATTGGTTGGTTCGGTGTCTTGATGATTCCGACCATCTTGACCGCGACGATTGTCTTCGTTCTCGCTTTTATTGCGGCTCCTCCGGTAGACCTCGACGGAATTCGCGAACCCGTCTCCGGTTCGTTGCTCTACGGCAACAACATCATGACCGCGACCATCGTTCCGACTTCTGCCGCCATCGGTCTCCATATTTATCCCTTGTGGGAAGCCGCCACCTTGGACGAATGGCTTTACAACGGCGGTCCGTACCAACTCATCGTCCTGCACTTTTTAATTGGTATTTACGCTTACCTCGGTCGTGAGTGGGAATTGAGTTACCGCCTGGGAATGCGTCCTTGGATTCCCGTAGCGTTCTCCGCTCCCGTAGCGGCGGCGACGGCGGTGTTGCTGATTTATCCCATCGGTCAAGGCAGTTTCTCCGATGGTTTGATGCTCGGCGTCAGTGGAACCTTCAACTTCATGATCGTTTTCCAAGCCGAACATAATATTTTGATGCACCCCTTCCATCAACTCGGTGTAATTGGCGTCTTCGGCGGTGCCTTGTTTGCCGCGATGCACGGTTCTCTGGTAACGTCGAGCTTGGTTCGCGAAACCACGGAAAACCAGTCCGCGAATGAAGGCTATAAATTCGGTCAGGAAGAAGAAACCTACAATATTGTTGCCGCTCACGGTTACTTCGGTCGGTTAATCTTCCAATATGCCTCGTTCAACAACAGTCGCAGCTTGCACTTCTTCCTCGCAGCTTGGCCCGTGATTGGGATCTGGTTTACGTCCCTGGGTATTTCGACGATGGCGTTTAACCTCAACGGGTTTAACTTCAACCAGTCAATTGTGGATTCTCAAGGTCGTGCGATTAATACTTGGGCGGATATTTTAAACCGAGCAAACTTGGGGATTGAGGTGATTCACGAGCGCAACGCCCACAACTTCCCGTTAGATTTGGCCTCGGCTGAAGCTACTCCGGTAGCGACGATCGCCCCCACGATTGAAGGATAA